The following coding sequences are from one Bacteroidales bacterium WCE2008 window:
- a CDS encoding UvrD-like helicase C-terminal domain-containing protein has protein sequence MDRAGQLYSDFISRLGYPPTSCQEGLMHDIADFITGDDGDIMVVNGYAGTGKTTAVAAVISTLADYKIKSVLLAPTGRAAKVLSSYAHRPAYTIHKHIYRQKSVGSDGFGQFSMSPNKARNTLFVVDEVSLIGIDAGNGQSTAAFGSGNLLEDLVTFVRSGADCRLLLIGDRAQLPPVGLDVSPALNEPFMQCLGGVRFSTLTTVVRQDKESGILRNATRIREMISSGEESFGFEELQLVTEGFDDFQSITGGELLETLSDAYGRFGEDETIVLCRSNKRANRYNAGIRAQVQYKEDSLVRGDRLMIVKNCYQFVQDVENMDYIANGDMANLIRISHFEERYGLHFADAELEFPDYGVEIDAKVCLDTLQSEAASLSYEQQNMLYQGVNEDYAHITTKRKRYEAVREDPFYNALQLKYADAITGHKSQGGQWDCVFIDNPFWQDELTLDDLKWLYTAMTRGVRKVYLVNFKKECFKK, from the coding sequence ATGGACAGGGCCGGCCAGCTATATTCCGATTTTATCTCGAGACTCGGATATCCTCCGACTTCGTGTCAGGAGGGCCTGATGCATGATATCGCCGACTTCATAACCGGCGACGACGGCGACATAATGGTCGTCAACGGCTATGCCGGCACCGGCAAGACCACTGCTGTCGCGGCCGTGATATCGACTCTCGCCGACTACAAGATTAAGAGCGTGCTGCTCGCACCGACCGGAAGGGCGGCAAAGGTGCTTTCGTCTTATGCCCATAGGCCCGCATATACTATCCATAAACATATCTACCGCCAGAAATCTGTCGGCAGCGACGGCTTCGGACAGTTTTCCATGTCCCCGAACAAGGCCAGGAACACTCTCTTCGTCGTCGATGAGGTATCGCTCATAGGAATCGATGCCGGCAACGGGCAGTCTACCGCAGCCTTCGGTTCCGGAAATCTTCTCGAAGACCTGGTGACATTCGTCCGCAGCGGAGCCGACTGCAGGCTGCTTCTGATCGGCGACCGCGCCCAGCTGCCTCCGGTGGGCCTGGATGTCAGTCCGGCGCTGAATGAACCGTTCATGCAGTGTCTCGGCGGTGTGCGTTTCTCGACTCTTACTACTGTAGTGCGTCAGGACAAGGAATCCGGAATATTGCGGAATGCTACCAGAATCAGGGAGATGATCTCTTCCGGAGAGGAGTCCTTCGGATTCGAGGAACTGCAGCTGGTGACTGAAGGATTCGATGATTTCCAGAGTATAACCGGCGGGGAACTGCTGGAGACTCTCTCGGATGCCTATGGCAGATTCGGAGAGGACGAGACAATCGTTCTATGCCGTTCCAACAAGAGGGCCAACCGGTACAATGCCGGAATACGAGCTCAGGTCCAGTACAAGGAGGACAGTCTTGTGCGTGGAGACCGCCTCATGATAGTCAAGAACTGCTATCAGTTCGTGCAGGATGTCGAGAATATGGATTATATCGCCAATGGCGACATGGCCAACCTTATAAGGATTTCCCATTTCGAAGAGCGTTATGGCCTGCATTTCGCCGATGCCGAGCTGGAGTTCCCGGATTATGGAGTCGAAATAGACGCCAAGGTCTGTCTGGACACACTTCAGTCCGAGGCGGCTTCGCTTTCCTATGAGCAGCAGAATATGCTGTATCAGGGCGTGAATGAGGACTATGCCCATATCACGACCAAACGTAAACGGTATGAGGCGGTGCGGGAGGATCCCTTTTACAATGCTCTCCAGCTTAAATATGCCGATGCCATAACCGGCCATAAGTCGCAGGGAGGCCAGTGGGACTGCGTCTTCATCGATAATCCTTTCTGGCAGGATGAACTTACGCTTGATGATCTCAAGTGGCTATATACAGCGATGACCAGAGGTGTCCGCAAGGTCTATCTGGTCAATTTCAAAAAAGAATGTTTCAAGAAATGA
- a CDS encoding dipeptidyl-peptidase-4, translated as MKRTIICLIAACLCAASFGQERINETYSPDSTKIAYTMDNDLYVLSLPDSTRTRLTFDGSETILNGYASWVYYEEIFGRPSRYRAFWWSPDSKTLGFYRFDNSEVPMFPIYSPKGQDGSLNRTRYPKVGENNPKVRIGMVPAAGGDVVWADFDENEDQYFGTPFWGPDSKSLYVSREPRRQNELDLYCVSSADGSKKLIYHEEYKTWLDWIEDVIFTEKGLYMVRSFETGWQQIYFLSYDGSDFRRLTDGPNWKVKLIRVEEKAGNVYFTARRDATIRNTLYKVDRKGRITALTDPAFNASNVEFSEDGKYFTVSLSNYSTPDKIWKYNVRNLRRELVEDTASSVENLDELLIPQSISITTSDGLVLPGAIIYPKNFDPEKKYPVHMDIYGGPDHPMVTDRWNVDAFGQWCAQNGIIEVVADCRAAGHNGRAGLDMIYRQLGVLEVRDFVEWADYLKSLPYVDGEKIGVEGFSFGGTMTALLVMEHPDAFHYGIAGGGVYDWSLYDSHYTERFMDTPQANPEGYESTKVIGRTGNYPVSVDFKYDGIEPVMLMLTHGTGDDNVHFQNTLQLIDVLQSEGKKFQLMIYPDGKHGYHEYQAEHAVKSQAEFWLKYLIRR; from the coding sequence ATGAAAAGAACCATTATCTGCCTTATCGCGGCATGCTTATGTGCCGCTTCTTTCGGACAGGAACGTATCAACGAGACCTATTCTCCGGATTCCACGAAGATTGCCTACACTATGGACAATGATCTTTATGTGTTGTCTCTTCCGGACAGTACCCGGACAAGACTTACCTTTGACGGATCCGAAACAATACTGAACGGCTATGCCTCCTGGGTCTACTACGAGGAGATATTCGGCCGTCCGTCAAGGTACAGGGCGTTCTGGTGGTCTCCTGACAGCAAGACCTTGGGATTCTACCGCTTCGATAATAGTGAAGTCCCGATGTTCCCGATTTATTCTCCGAAAGGACAGGATGGCTCCCTGAACAGGACCCGCTATCCGAAGGTCGGAGAAAACAACCCTAAGGTGCGCATCGGAATGGTCCCTGCCGCCGGCGGAGATGTCGTATGGGCAGATTTCGACGAGAATGAGGACCAGTATTTCGGGACTCCGTTCTGGGGACCTGACAGCAAGTCTCTCTACGTCAGTCGCGAGCCTCGCCGTCAGAATGAGCTTGACCTTTATTGCGTATCCTCCGCAGACGGCAGCAAGAAACTGATCTACCATGAGGAGTACAAGACATGGCTGGACTGGATCGAGGACGTGATCTTTACTGAGAAGGGCCTTTATATGGTCCGCAGCTTCGAGACAGGCTGGCAGCAGATATATTTCCTTTCTTATGACGGATCGGATTTCAGGCGTCTTACTGACGGCCCTAACTGGAAGGTGAAGCTGATCCGGGTAGAGGAAAAGGCCGGAAATGTATATTTCACGGCGAGAAGGGATGCCACCATCCGTAATACTTTGTATAAAGTGGACCGCAAGGGCAGGATAACAGCCCTTACCGATCCTGCATTCAATGCTTCCAATGTCGAGTTCTCGGAAGACGGCAAGTATTTTACCGTCAGTCTCTCCAACTATTCTACGCCTGACAAGATATGGAAATACAATGTCAGGAACCTCAGGAGGGAACTTGTCGAGGACACGGCTTCGTCTGTCGAGAATCTTGACGAATTGCTTATCCCGCAGAGCATAAGCATTACCACGAGCGACGGCCTGGTGCTTCCTGGCGCCATAATCTATCCTAAGAATTTCGACCCGGAAAAGAAATATCCGGTCCATATGGACATATACGGCGGACCTGACCATCCGATGGTGACTGACAGATGGAACGTGGATGCTTTCGGCCAGTGGTGCGCCCAGAACGGAATCATCGAGGTCGTGGCTGACTGCCGTGCTGCAGGACATAACGGAAGAGCCGGCCTTGACATGATATATCGTCAGCTTGGAGTGCTGGAGGTGCGTGATTTCGTGGAATGGGCGGATTATCTGAAGTCTCTCCCTTATGTCGACGGAGAGAAGATCGGAGTCGAAGGCTTCTCTTTCGGTGGCACGATGACTGCGTTGCTTGTCATGGAACATCCGGACGCTTTCCATTATGGAATAGCAGGAGGCGGTGTCTACGACTGGTCTCTCTATGATTCCCATTACACGGAGAGGTTCATGGATACGCCTCAGGCCAATCCTGAAGGCTACGAATCGACCAAGGTGATCGGAAGGACAGGCAATTATCCTGTATCCGTGGACTTCAAGTACGACGGGATCGAGCCTGTGATGCTCATGCTGACTCATGGAACAGGAGACGACAATGTCCATTTCCAGAACACGCTTCAACTCATAGATGTGCTTCAGTCGGAAGGAAAGAAGTTCCAGCTGATGATCTATCCGGACGGCAAGCATGGATATCATGAGTATCAGGCGGAGCATGCCGTGAAATCCCAGGCTGAATTCTGGCTGAAATACCTTATCCGAAGATAA
- a CDS encoding phosphoglucomutase has protein sequence MIQDYNAVAQSWLNGDFDHATKCQILELRNSDPAGFEDAFYRNLEFGTGGLRGIMGVGTNRMNKYTVGMATQGLANYLKKQVGGNLSVCVSFDSRNNSKEFAKITANVLSANGIHVFLYDNIHAVPLLSYAVRAKKANAGVMITASHNPKEYNGYKVFWSDGAQVTSPVDKEIVAEVNKITEPSMVRFDVTDECGGIDPMGHEMDEAYLNDVLGLLLSPEARAKHSDLKIVYTPLHGCGVRIVPEALGRLGFKNIIHVPAQDVSDGDFPTVVSPNPEENSALKMAIEVADKNGADIVMATDPDADRVGIAVRDNEGKMVLFNGNQTAAMLTYYILTRWKELGKLDPSKYVVKTIVTTELIAQIARSFGVKVYDVLTGFKYIAEVVKRNEGKGEFICGGEESYGFNVGQFVRDKDAPISCCFVAECAAWAAEQGLTLYQLLQNIYKEYGYRKEALVSLVRKGKSGAEEIQKIMADYRSNPPKEIVGSRVVKVVDYLEPEKTGLPKSNVLQFVDEAGDIVSVRPSGTEPKIKFYFGAAGADADEKIEKLKAQFVG, from the coding sequence ATGATCCAGGATTATAATGCAGTAGCACAAAGCTGGCTGAATGGAGATTTCGACCATGCTACCAAATGTCAGATTCTTGAACTGAGAAATAGCGACCCTGCCGGGTTTGAAGATGCTTTTTACCGTAATCTCGAGTTTGGAACCGGTGGCTTGCGTGGTATCATGGGAGTCGGGACGAACCGTATGAACAAGTATACCGTCGGAATGGCTACCCAGGGACTTGCCAATTATCTCAAGAAGCAGGTCGGCGGAAATCTCAGCGTCTGCGTTTCATTCGACAGCCGCAACAATAGCAAGGAATTCGCGAAGATTACCGCCAACGTGCTGTCAGCTAATGGTATCCATGTGTTTTTATATGACAATATCCATGCGGTTCCTCTGCTTAGCTATGCCGTCCGTGCGAAGAAGGCTAATGCCGGTGTGATGATTACGGCGTCGCATAATCCTAAGGAGTATAACGGATATAAGGTTTTCTGGTCAGACGGTGCCCAGGTGACTTCTCCTGTCGACAAGGAGATTGTCGCAGAGGTCAACAAGATTACGGAGCCTTCAATGGTGCGTTTCGACGTTACCGACGAATGTGGCGGTATCGATCCGATGGGACATGAGATGGATGAGGCGTATCTCAACGACGTCCTCGGTCTTCTTCTTTCTCCGGAGGCCCGCGCCAAGCATAGCGATCTCAAGATTGTCTACACTCCGCTTCATGGCTGCGGCGTACGTATAGTGCCGGAGGCTCTCGGTCGTCTCGGTTTCAAGAATATCATCCATGTCCCTGCCCAGGATGTGAGCGACGGAGATTTCCCGACCGTCGTTTCTCCGAATCCTGAGGAGAACTCGGCCCTCAAGATGGCGATCGAGGTTGCGGACAAGAACGGTGCCGATATCGTCATGGCTACCGATCCTGATGCTGACCGTGTCGGAATCGCCGTACGTGACAATGAGGGCAAGATGGTTCTTTTCAATGGAAACCAGACTGCAGCTATGCTTACCTATTATATTCTTACCCGCTGGAAAGAGCTTGGTAAGCTGGATCCTTCAAAGTATGTGGTGAAGACTATCGTTACGACTGAGCTTATCGCCCAGATCGCCCGCAGTTTCGGGGTGAAGGTCTATGATGTCCTTACCGGATTCAAGTATATTGCCGAGGTGGTCAAGAGAAATGAGGGTAAAGGGGAGTTCATCTGTGGAGGAGAGGAGAGCTATGGTTTCAATGTTGGCCAGTTTGTCCGCGATAAGGATGCCCCTATCTCATGCTGTTTCGTTGCCGAGTGCGCTGCCTGGGCTGCCGAGCAGGGTCTGACTCTGTACCAGCTTCTCCAGAATATCTATAAGGAGTATGGTTACCGCAAGGAGGCTCTTGTCTCCCTTGTACGTAAGGGAAAATCCGGAGCTGAGGAGATTCAGAAGATAATGGCTGACTACAGGTCCAATCCTCCTAAGGAGATTGTCGGGTCCCGTGTAGTCAAGGTGGTCGATTATCTTGAGCCGGAAAAGACCGGTCTTCCGAAATCGAATGTGCTGCAGTTTGTCGACGAGGCAGGGGACATCGTCTCCGTACGTCCTTCCGGCACGGAACCGAAAATCAAGTTCTATTTTGGTGCTGCCGGCGCCGATGCTGATGAAAAAATCGAGAAACTCAAGGCTCAGTTTGTTGGTTAG
- a CDS encoding DNA polymerase V (non-canonical start codon;~manually curated), translated as MSERNNLSGRTYIAIDLKSFYASVECVERKLDPLTTNLVVADPTRTEKTICLAVSPSLKSYGIPGRARLFEVIQQVRNVNNSRRRNAPGGRLRAKETDNTKVLADPSLELDYIVAPPQMGRYMEVSSQVYTVYLKYIAPEDIHVYSIDEVFIDATDYLKTYKTDAHSLAMKMVRDVLATTGVTATAGIGTNMYLAKIAMDIEAKHSPADKDGVRIAELDEMSYRRKYWNHRPLTDFWRIGRGLSAKLEANGMFTMGDIARCSLGRPYERYNEDLLYKLFGVNAELLIDHAWGYEPCTIKEIKSYRPSANSLSSGQVLQTPYEFGKARTVVKEMTDSLVLDLVEKGLVCDQMVLTVGYDIENLSEPDRQKDYSGPVVSDHYGRPVPKPAHGSVNLGRQTSSTKLITKAVMELFDRIVDPALLVRRMYVVANHVIDERKVDGIQLSLFEEPVDEKKERSEQEAILAIRRKFGKNAILKGTNFEEGATAKERNQQIGGHRK; from the coding sequence ATATCAGAAAGAAATAATCTGTCCGGAAGAACTTACATAGCAATAGACCTGAAGTCTTTCTACGCCTCCGTGGAGTGCGTAGAGCGTAAGCTGGACCCACTTACCACCAACCTTGTGGTAGCCGATCCTACGCGTACGGAAAAGACTATCTGCCTGGCTGTCTCCCCTTCCCTGAAATCCTACGGCATACCCGGACGCGCCCGCCTCTTCGAGGTCATCCAGCAGGTCCGGAACGTCAACAACAGCCGCCGTCGAAACGCTCCCGGAGGCCGGCTCCGCGCCAAAGAGACAGACAACACGAAGGTTCTCGCAGATCCGTCCCTGGAGCTCGACTACATAGTCGCTCCGCCCCAGATGGGCCGATACATGGAGGTCAGCAGCCAGGTCTACACCGTCTATCTCAAATACATCGCGCCTGAGGATATCCATGTCTACTCGATTGACGAGGTCTTCATCGATGCGACCGATTATCTCAAGACCTATAAGACTGATGCCCATAGTCTCGCGATGAAGATGGTCCGCGACGTGCTGGCGACGACAGGCGTGACCGCGACTGCCGGAATCGGCACGAACATGTATCTGGCGAAGATAGCGATGGACATAGAGGCGAAGCATAGTCCGGCGGACAAGGACGGAGTCCGGATCGCCGAGCTGGACGAGATGAGTTACAGGCGGAAATACTGGAATCACCGTCCTCTGACGGACTTCTGGCGCATCGGGCGCGGGCTTTCAGCCAAACTGGAGGCCAACGGCATGTTCACCATGGGCGACATTGCGCGCTGCTCTCTGGGACGTCCGTATGAACGGTACAACGAAGATCTGCTATACAAGCTTTTCGGAGTCAATGCTGAATTACTTATAGACCATGCATGGGGTTATGAGCCATGCACCATAAAGGAGATCAAGTCATACCGGCCATCAGCCAACAGCCTGAGCAGCGGCCAGGTCCTTCAGACGCCCTACGAATTCGGGAAAGCGCGGACCGTGGTCAAGGAGATGACGGACAGTCTTGTGCTGGACCTCGTCGAGAAGGGGCTGGTCTGCGATCAGATGGTCCTGACAGTAGGTTATGACATCGAAAATCTGTCCGAGCCGGACAGGCAGAAGGACTATTCCGGGCCGGTCGTCTCGGACCATTACGGCCGCCCCGTACCTAAGCCGGCCCATGGTTCCGTCAATCTTGGGCGGCAGACTTCTTCGACGAAACTGATTACCAAAGCTGTCATGGAGCTGTTCGACCGGATTGTCGATCCGGCGCTGCTGGTGCGTCGGATGTATGTCGTCGCGAACCATGTGATCGACGAGCGGAAGGTTGATGGCATTCAGCTGAGCTTGTTCGAGGAGCCGGTGGATGAAAAGAAGGAGCGCAGCGAGCAGGAGGCCATCCTGGCAATCAGAAGGAAGTTCGGGAAGAATGCGATTTTGAAAGGAACTAATTTCGAGGAGGGAGCTACCGCGAAGGAAAGGAATCAGCAGATAGGAGGCCACAGGAAATGA
- a CDS encoding YhhN-like protein, translating to MKRVAKIFWVLFFICSAINILSLATGHREIGVYAQPFIVPLMAVALFIELSSQKNAKSIVISFGCKDKFHLLCTFIMYTAGNIFMMSECDDCFVHGMIFFLMGHLSYILFFFRMIPEIRTRKFVIYAATLLIPAVLIPFTLDLNLPLIFTVAGYSYTLLIMALTGYATLIHSDSFDKLDDDDDPDSWNESDALHRAGSYMLFGALLFIVFHFIIAIKHFLGFDFKYDEAIMMVAYIAAHVRMAKAVLGLQSRFCMFMNIRKK from the coding sequence ATGAAGAGGGTCGCCAAAATCTTCTGGGTATTGTTTTTCATATGCTCAGCGATAAACATCCTCTCCCTGGCCACAGGTCACAGGGAGATCGGAGTCTATGCCCAGCCTTTCATTGTTCCTCTGATGGCCGTAGCCCTTTTCATCGAACTCTCTTCCCAGAAAAACGCCAAATCAATCGTCATATCATTCGGATGTAAAGACAAGTTCCACCTTCTCTGCACATTCATAATGTATACGGCCGGCAACATCTTCATGATGTCCGAATGCGACGACTGTTTCGTCCATGGAATGATTTTTTTCCTGATGGGGCATCTCTCCTATATACTGTTCTTCTTCAGAATGATTCCGGAGATAAGGACCAGGAAATTCGTAATCTATGCTGCAACCTTGCTGATACCGGCCGTGCTGATTCCTTTCACACTGGACCTCAACCTGCCGTTGATATTCACTGTCGCCGGTTATTCCTATACTCTTCTGATAATGGCCCTGACCGGCTATGCGACCCTTATCCACTCCGACTCGTTCGACAAACTTGACGACGATGACGATCCGGACTCATGGAACGAGAGCGACGCCCTGCACCGTGCAGGATCATATATGTTATTCGGAGCGCTGCTGTTCATCGTATTCCACTTCATCATAGCAATCAAGCATTTCCTCGGCTTTGATTTCAAATATGACGAAGCCATAATGATGGTTGCATATATTGCCGCCCATGTGCGTATGGCGAAGGCGGTCCTCGGTCTACAGTCCCGTTTCTGCATGTTCATGAATATCAGAAAGAAATAA
- a CDS encoding MFS transporter, DHA1 family, L-arabinose/isopropyl-beta-D-thiogalactopyranoside export protein: protein MVERKNSWLPVVALTIAAFVFNSSEAMPIGLMTDIAEGLGVSDSAVGMLVSGYAWVVAFMSLPLMVAFSKMEYRRLMIGIVTLFMLSHVLSAVSTGYWMLMGSRVGVACAHSIFWAIAPPVAVKVAPEGKGPLAMSMIITGTSIAQIVGMPTGRAIGLLLGWRLTFLTIGVIAFLVLMIFLFSFPRIPNDMDFSLRDLPSILGNRALISIYVTLIIIVTGYFSAYSFIEPFLDRVAGLDKVLVTVALMLFGFSGIIGSAIFSRKYPSRGRALVVSSLVAVPLMLLILRPTAGFIGALVPVLLVWGIANTLFNLVFQAELMRIETRATTIAMALYSGLYNVGIATGSFLGGVINDSVGLPYISLFGAAICFISLLYGVFRMLPLLHLCRRLPL, encoded by the coding sequence ATGGTAGAAAGGAAAAACAGCTGGCTGCCGGTCGTGGCGCTGACAATCGCGGCCTTTGTGTTCAACTCTTCGGAGGCGATGCCGATCGGTCTCATGACCGATATCGCGGAGGGTTTGGGCGTGAGTGATTCAGCCGTGGGAATGCTTGTCTCCGGGTATGCTTGGGTGGTGGCTTTCATGTCGCTGCCTCTTATGGTCGCATTCTCGAAGATGGAGTATCGTCGGCTCATGATCGGAATCGTGACTCTTTTTATGTTGAGTCATGTCCTTTCGGCTGTTTCGACGGGCTACTGGATGCTGATGGGGTCGAGGGTCGGGGTCGCATGTGCCCATTCGATATTCTGGGCGATTGCTCCGCCTGTGGCGGTCAAGGTTGCTCCGGAGGGGAAGGGGCCGCTTGCCATGAGTATGATTATTACCGGAACGTCTATTGCGCAGATCGTGGGGATGCCGACCGGGCGTGCTATCGGTCTTCTGCTGGGCTGGAGGCTGACTTTCCTTACTATCGGAGTCATTGCATTCCTTGTGCTGATGATTTTCTTGTTCTCGTTTCCGAGGATTCCGAATGATATGGATTTCTCGCTCAGGGATCTGCCTTCGATTCTGGGGAACAGGGCTCTGATTTCGATTTATGTCACCCTTATAATTATTGTGACCGGTTATTTTTCTGCATATAGTTTTATCGAGCCGTTTCTTGACCGTGTCGCCGGACTGGATAAGGTTCTGGTTACTGTAGCGCTGATGCTTTTTGGTTTTTCGGGAATTATCGGGAGTGCGATTTTTTCAAGGAAGTATCCTTCGAGAGGAAGGGCGTTGGTGGTGTCGAGTCTTGTGGCTGTCCCGCTTATGCTTTTGATTCTGCGTCCTACGGCAGGGTTTATCGGGGCGCTTGTGCCGGTGTTGCTTGTCTGGGGTATTGCGAATACTTTGTTTAATCTCGTTTTCCAGGCTGAGCTTATGCGTATTGAGACGCGGGCGACTACTATTGCGATGGCTCTATATTCAGGGCTCTATAATGTCGGAATCGCGACTGGTTCGTTTCTCGGTGGCGTAATCAATGATAGTGTCGGTCTTCCGTATATCAGTCTTTTCGGAGCTGCCATCTGTTTCATTTCCCTTCTTTACGGCGTCTTCCGCATGCTACCTCTCCTTCATCTCTGCCGCCGTCTTCCGTTGTAG
- a CDS encoding phosphoenolpyruvate carboxykinase (ATP) yields MPKMDLSKYGIKGVKEVLYNPSYEVLYNEETKPGLEGFDKGQVTELGAINVMTGVYTGRSPKDKYIVYDKTTKEGAPGEIWWDTEEYHNDNHKMSVKTWNVLKKLAQKQLSGKRLFVVDGFCGTHKDTRMKVRFIMEVAWQAHFVTNMFIRPKNQAEFDQEPDFVVYCAAKAKVDNYKELGLRSETAVAFNVTSKEQVILNTWYGGEMKKGMFSMMNYFLPLKGIASMHCSANTDMNGENTAIFFGLSGTGKTTLSTDPKRLLIGDDEHGWDNKGVFNLEGGCYAKVIKLDKESEPDIYNAIRRDALLENVTVDAKGVIDFNDKTVTENTRVSYPIYHINNITRPESQGPAAKQVIFLSADAFGVLPPVSILDAEQTQYYFLSGFTAKLAGTERGITEPTPTFSACFGQAFLELHPTKYAQELVKKMKKSGAKAYLVNTGWNGTGKRISIRDTRGIIDAILNHSIDAAPTKTIPFFNFVVPTKLEGVDTGILDPRDTYKSASEWEVKAKDLAERFIKNFHKYESNKAGKALVKAGPQL; encoded by the coding sequence ATGCCAAAAATGGATTTAAGCAAGTACGGAATCAAGGGCGTCAAAGAAGTCCTCTACAATCCGTCTTACGAGGTTCTCTACAACGAGGAGACAAAACCAGGACTCGAGGGCTTTGACAAAGGTCAGGTTACCGAGCTCGGTGCTATCAACGTAATGACCGGCGTTTATACCGGACGTTCTCCTAAGGACAAATACATCGTTTATGACAAGACTACCAAGGAAGGCGCACCAGGAGAGATCTGGTGGGATACCGAGGAGTATCATAACGATAACCACAAGATGTCTGTAAAGACCTGGAACGTGCTCAAGAAGCTCGCCCAGAAGCAGCTTTCAGGCAAGAGGCTCTTCGTTGTCGACGGTTTCTGCGGAACCCACAAGGATACCCGTATGAAAGTCCGCTTCATCATGGAAGTTGCATGGCAGGCTCACTTCGTGACCAACATGTTCATCCGTCCGAAGAACCAGGCAGAATTCGACCAGGAGCCAGATTTCGTAGTATACTGCGCAGCTAAGGCTAAGGTTGACAACTACAAGGAGCTCGGTCTCCGCAGCGAGACTGCTGTAGCATTCAATGTTACAAGCAAGGAGCAGGTTATCCTCAACACATGGTATGGTGGTGAGATGAAGAAGGGTATGTTCTCTATGATGAACTACTTCCTCCCTCTCAAGGGCATCGCTTCAATGCACTGCTCAGCCAACACCGATATGAACGGTGAGAACACCGCAATCTTCTTCGGTCTTTCCGGTACCGGTAAGACTACCCTTTCTACCGACCCTAAGCGTCTCCTCATCGGTGACGACGAGCACGGCTGGGACAACAAGGGTGTGTTCAACCTCGAAGGTGGTTGCTACGCAAAGGTTATCAAGCTCGACAAGGAGTCTGAGCCGGATATCTACAACGCTATCCGCCGCGACGCTCTCCTCGAGAACGTAACCGTAGATGCAAAGGGCGTCATCGACTTCAACGACAAGACCGTTACCGAGAACACCCGTGTATCTTACCCAATCTACCATATCAACAACATCACCCGTCCTGAGTCTCAGGGTCCTGCAGCAAAGCAGGTTATCTTCCTCTCTGCAGATGCATTCGGAGTTCTTCCTCCAGTATCAATCCTCGACGCAGAGCAGACCCAGTACTACTTCCTCTCAGGCTTCACTGCTAAGCTTGCAGGTACAGAGCGCGGTATCACCGAGCCTACTCCTACATTCTCAGCTTGCTTCGGCCAGGCATTCCTCGAGCTTCACCCTACAAAGTACGCTCAGGAGCTTGTCAAGAAGATGAAGAAGAGCGGTGCAAAGGCTTACCTCGTAAACACAGGATGGAATGGAACAGGCAAGCGTATCTCAATCCGTGATACCCGTGGTATCATCGACGCTATCCTCAACCACTCTATCGACGCTGCTCCTACCAAGACCATTCCTTTCTTCAACTTCGTAGTTCCTACAAAGCTTGAGGGTGTTGACACCGGTATCCTCGATCCTCGCGATACCTACAAGTCAGCTTCCGAGTGGGAGGTCAAGGCTAAGGATCTCGCCGAGAGGTTCATCAAGAACTTCCACAAGTACGAGTCCAACAAGGCTGGTAAGGCCCTCGTTAAGGCTGGTCCTCAGCTCTAA